The following are encoded together in the Salvia hispanica cultivar TCC Black 2014 chromosome 6, UniMelb_Shisp_WGS_1.0, whole genome shotgun sequence genome:
- the LOC125192828 gene encoding uncharacterized protein LOC125192828 isoform X1, translating into MPPLLCARRLAVAASVSLSLGIPPPPPITAATHRLSRRCPISPDPPPPRCACTGSGFLRASRCRSSSPKPPQSQPSRRTPNDCKGLEIIESVTYRGCGAVLVSMRCLKSIRRNPENYAYEISFPIDLVIKVYASFLFTS; encoded by the exons ATGCCGCCGCTGCTGTGTGCTCGGCGGCTCGCCGTCGCGGCCtccgtctctctctctctcgggATTCCGCCGCCACCACCGATCACCGCTGCTACGCACCGCCTCAGCCGCCGCTGCCCTATCTCTCCTGATCCACCACCGCCTCGCTGTGCATGCACAGGCAGCGGCTTCCTCCGTGCCTCGCGCTGCCGGAGCAGCTCCCCGAAGCCACCACAGTCGCAGCCTTCTCGCCGAACTCCGAATG ATTGTAAAGGTCTTGAAATCATTGAATCGGTGACATATCGGGGTTGTGGGGCTGTCCTCGTGTCGATGAGGTGCCTTAAGTCCATTCGCCGGAATCCGGAGAATTATGCTTATGAGATAAGTTTTCCAATTGATTTAGTTATTAAGGTATATGCTTCCTTCCTTTTTACTTCAtga
- the LOC125192828 gene encoding uncharacterized protein LOC125192828 isoform X2 yields the protein MPPLLCARRLAVAASVSLSLGIPPPPPITAATHRLSRRCPISPDPPPPRCACTGSGFLRASRCRSSSPKPPQSQPSRRTPNDCKGLEIIESVTYRGCGAVLVSMRCLKSIRRNPENYAYEISFPIDLVIKTLGLYLL from the exons ATGCCGCCGCTGCTGTGTGCTCGGCGGCTCGCCGTCGCGGCCtccgtctctctctctctcgggATTCCGCCGCCACCACCGATCACCGCTGCTACGCACCGCCTCAGCCGCCGCTGCCCTATCTCTCCTGATCCACCACCGCCTCGCTGTGCATGCACAGGCAGCGGCTTCCTCCGTGCCTCGCGCTGCCGGAGCAGCTCCCCGAAGCCACCACAGTCGCAGCCTTCTCGCCGAACTCCGAATG ATTGTAAAGGTCTTGAAATCATTGAATCGGTGACATATCGGGGTTGTGGGGCTGTCCTCGTGTCGATGAGGTGCCTTAAGTCCATTCGCCGGAATCCGGAGAATTATGCTTATGAGATAAGTTTTCCAATTGATTTAGTTATTAAG ACTCTGGGATTATATTTGCTGTGA
- the LOC125192828 gene encoding uncharacterized protein LOC125192828 isoform X3: MPPLLCARRLAVAASVSLSLGIPPPPPITAATHRLSRRCPISPDPPPPRCACTGSGFLRASRCRSSSPKPPQSQPSRRTPNDCKGLEIIESVTYRGCGAVLVSMRCLKSIRRNPENYAYETLGLYLL, from the exons ATGCCGCCGCTGCTGTGTGCTCGGCGGCTCGCCGTCGCGGCCtccgtctctctctctctcgggATTCCGCCGCCACCACCGATCACCGCTGCTACGCACCGCCTCAGCCGCCGCTGCCCTATCTCTCCTGATCCACCACCGCCTCGCTGTGCATGCACAGGCAGCGGCTTCCTCCGTGCCTCGCGCTGCCGGAGCAGCTCCCCGAAGCCACCACAGTCGCAGCCTTCTCGCCGAACTCCGAATG ATTGTAAAGGTCTTGAAATCATTGAATCGGTGACATATCGGGGTTGTGGGGCTGTCCTCGTGTCGATGAGGTGCCTTAAGTCCATTCGCCGGAATCCGGAGAATTATGCTTATGAG ACTCTGGGATTATATTTGCTGTGA